The following proteins are encoded in a genomic region of Oncorhynchus keta strain PuntledgeMale-10-30-2019 chromosome 8, Oket_V2, whole genome shotgun sequence:
- the LOC118386609 gene encoding leucine-rich repeat-containing protein 15-like, with translation MQLVACLAVLVLCVAEAVENCPDVCKCTKQTSPERSEVNCHKKGMRKFPSKLPPDSWILKMGENRMVDLPPNVLKPIPKIESINLERNVIKSIHPQAFSGARRLMLLNLYGNQINKLPLKGFQDLLNLRFLMLGQNQISSVKPDMFTGMRNLSDLDLPLNSLTALPSNAFKPLIALKVLDLALNRIQRISTKGFVGLTELLFLNLDNNSLKSIPAGAFKPLASLEMLVLDNNLLSTLTSATLEGLSNLQELYLRNNELERLPQDLFRHTPKLSQLALSGNRLKTVDGSMFTQLSGLKEVYLHDNPWTCDCNINNLVRWMSQTKANLSPLESLRCVAPAGYRDKALNSLKDQNLRCRA, from the exons ATGCAGCTGGTAGCCTGCTTAGCGGTGCTGGTGCTCTGTGTGGCAGAGGCTGTAGAGAATTGTCCCGATGTATGTAAATGCACCAAGCAAACCAGCCCtgaaaggtcagaggtcaactgCCACAAGAAGGGGATGAGGAAGTTCCCCTCCAAACTGCCCCCGGATTCCTGGATTCTTAAAATGG GCGAGAACAGAATGGTAGACCTCCCGCCAAACGTTCTGAAACCCATCCCCAAGATCGAAAGCATCAACTTGGAACGCAACGTCATCAAATCAATACACCCCCAGGCCTTCTCTGGAGCCCGGAGGCTGATGCTGCTCAACCTGTATGGGAATCAGATCAACAAACTCCCCCTGAAGGGCTTCCAGGACCTGCTCAACCTCCGCTTCCTCATGCTGGGCCAGAACCAGATTTCCAGTGTCAAACCAGACATGTTCACTGGCATGAGGAACCTCTCAGACCTGGACCTGCCTCTCAACTCTCTGACTGCCCTTCCTTCCAATGCCTTCAAGCCTCTGATCGCCCTCAAGGTCCTGGACCTGGCCCTCAACCGCATCCAGAGAATCTCCACAAAGGGCTTTGTGGGCTTGACGGAGTTGCTGTTCCTCAACCTGGACAACAACAGCCTAAAGAGTATCCCGGCTGGGGCCTTCAAACCTCTGGCCTCCTTGGAGATGCTGGTGCTGGATAACAACCTGCTGTCCACGCTGACCTCAGCCACTCTGGAGGGCTTGTCCAACCTGCAGGAGCTCTACCTCAGGAACAATGAGCTGGAGAGGCTGCCCCAGGACCTGTTCAGACACACACCCAAGCTTTCCCAGCTGGCCCTCAGTGGGAACAGGCTGAAGACTGTGGATGGAAGCATGTTCACCCAGCTGTCTG GCCTGAAGGAGGTGTATCTCCATGACAACCCCTGGACGTGTGACTGCAACATCAACAACCTGGTGCGCTGGATGTCCCAGACCAAGGCCAACCTCTCCCCTTTGGAGTCCCTGAGGTGTGTTGCCCCAGCAGGTTACCGTGACAAAGCCCTCAATAGCCTCAAAGACCAGAATCTGCGCTGCCGGGCCTAG
- the LOC118386957 gene encoding delta(14)-sterol reductase LBR-like produces the protein MRMPGTRFQSGDMVMGRWPGSSLFYEVKVLSYDAKIQLYTVVYKDGTELELREADMKNPTGFKPSRRSRSRSPSRRRSRSRSPARTTRRSSSRTTSGTFATETPAARKEPKMKEVLEIRLSPVARPVENNGHKHENKENDTADKVNEKPAEAEQEKVLESRYNLRRRKDDGDAKPAEQTEEEAEPKPAAATAPITTELEFGGRLGVSCMMLFLPVAVLGLMVVCSQEDASLMSPPSLPALDSLLDPHVFGMVVLWFLFQALLYVLPVGKVVEGIPLKNGEWLKYRMNTLHAFVLTLAALGAAVHQGVDLGYIHSHFLQLAVSSLLFSVLLSVYLYVRSRWAPQDQLAPGGNSGSVIYDFFMGSELNPRIKGFDLKYFCELRPGLMGWLVINAAMALAEMKLHNLDYPSPAMILVNCFHLFYVLDAYWHEEAVLGYMDTTHAGFGFMLVFGDLMWVPFTFSLQSYYLVYHPSHLSLPWIVGIVTLNVIGFSIFRKANSQKNAFRRNPSDPTLSHLKTIPTATGKSLLVSGLWGLVRHPNYLGDLIMALAWSLPCGFTHILPYFYVIYLTTLLVHREARDEAQCRRKYGSAWDDYCREVRYRIIPRVY, from the exons ATGAGGATGCCGGGTACTAGGTTTCAGAGTGGGGACATGGTGATGGGCCGCTGGCCTGGTAGCAGCCTGTTCTACGAAGTCAAGGTGCTGAGCTACGATGCCAAGATTCAGCTCTACACAGTCGTCTACAAGGATGGCACTGAGCTGGAGCTCAGAGAGGCTGACATGAAG AATCCAACTGGCTTTAAACCAAGCCGTCGTTCTCGCTCCCGCTCTCCGTCGCGGCGGCGCAGTCGTTCCCGTTCTCCAGCCAGGACCACACGGCGCTCCTCGTCTCGCACCACCAGTGGCACCTTCGCCACAGAGACGCCTGCTGCACGCAAGGAGCCCAAAATGAAAGAAGTGCTGGAGATCAGACTCAGCCCTGTG gctaggccagttgagaacaatgGCCACAAGCATGAAAACAAAGAGAATGATACTGCTGACAAAGTCAATGAG AAACCTGCAGAGGCGGAGCAAGAGAAGGTATTAGAGAGCCGCTACAACCTCAGACGCAGAAAGGATGACGGTGACGCCAAGCCAGCCgagcagacagaggaggaagcTGAGCCGAAGCCTGCAGCAGCCACAGCCCCCATCACTACTGAGCTGGAGTTTGGAGGGAGGCTAG GAGTGTCCTGCATGATGCTGTTCCTGCCTGTGGCTGTGTTGGGACTGATGGTGGTTTGCAGTCAGGAGGATGCTAGCCTGATGAGCCCCCCCTCTCTGCCTGCCCTGGACtccctgttggatccacatgtgTTTGGCATGGTGGTCCTCTGGTTCCTCTTCCAGGCCCTGCTCTACGTGCTGCCTGTCGGAAAG GTTGTAGAAGGAATCCCCCTGAAGAATGGAGAGTGGCTGAAGTACAGAATGAACA CCCTCCATGCCTTTGTGCTGACGTTAGCTGCCCTGGGGGCTGCAGTCCATCAGGGGGTGGACCTCGGCTACATCCACAGCCACTTCCTCCAGCTGGCTGTGTCTTCcctgctcttctctgtcctgctcAGTGTCTATCTGTACGTCCGCTCTCGCTGGgcaccccaggaccagctggccCCTGGAGGAAACTCTG GGAGTGTGATTTATGACTTCTTCATGGGAAGTGAACTCAACCCCCGGATCAAGGGCTTTGATCTCAAATACTTCTGTGAGCTCCGCCCAGGATTGATGGGTTGG CTGGTGATCAACGCTGCCATGGCTCTGGCTGAGATGAAACTCCATAACCTGGACTACCCTTCACCAGCCATGATCCTGGTCAACTGCTTCCACCTGTTCTATGTGCTTGATGCCTACTGGCATGAG GAGGCTGTCCTGGGCTATATGGATACAACCCATGCTGGATTTGGCTTTATGCTGGTGTTTGGAGACTTGATGTGGGTTCCCTTCACCTTCAGTCTCCAGTCCTACTACCTGGTTTACCACCCGAGCCACCTCTCTCTGCCCTGGATCGTAGGCATCGTTACTCTCAATG TCATTGGATTTAGCATCTTCCGTAAAGCAAACTCTCAGAAAAATGCCTTCAGAAGAAATCCTTCAGACCCTACATTATCCC ATCTGAAGACCATCCCTACTGCCACGGGGAAGAGTCTCCTGGTGTCTGGTCTGTGGGGGCTCGTCCGTCACCCCAACTACCTGGGTGACCTCATCATGGCTCtggcatggtcactaccctgtg GGTTCACCCACATCCTGCCATACTTCTATGTGATCTACCTAACCACCCTGCTGGTCCACCGGGAGGCCCGGGATGAGGCCCAGTGCAGGAGGAAGTACGGCTCGGCATGGGACGACTACTGCCGAGAGGTCCGCTACCGCATCATCCCCAGAGTCTACTGA